From the Gammaproteobacteria bacterium genome, the window GGCCGGCGCCCACCGGGCCCATGAGCACAATGCGCTTGCCGAGTGCTTTCAGAATTGGCTGTGCACGTTGGAAAGGTTTTTCCTTGCCGCCGCACATGATGGCGAGCATGGCGTGCTTCGCGCCCTCAGTGCCGCCGGAAACCGGGCAGTCGACAAAATCAATTTTGCGTTTGGAAAGACGCGCGGCGGCTTCACGCGCAGTCGCGGCGCTCACCGTGGAGCAGTCAATCACCAGGCTCCCCGGCTTGAGTGTTGCGGCCAGCGCGTCTATGACTTGCAGCACGTCCTGATCAGCCGCGACGCAAATCACCACGGCGTCGCACAATCCGGCCAGTGCGCTGATGTCTTGCGCCGCAACACAGCCGGTTTCCTGCGCCAGTGCCTCAGCCTTCGCGCCTGTGCGGTTGAATACTGCGGTGAGCAATTTCGCCCTGTGCAGATTGAGCGCCATGGGATAGCCCATGGCACCGAGACCGATAAATCCCACTTTCATGGATGCGTACTCCCCGGGTCTGCTGGAAACATCAATTGCTGAGGCCGCTCTTTGGTCAGACGATGGTATCAAGACATCAGTGACGAATTATCGAGCACGCGATGCAGCGCCGTGATGCGCGTGTGCCAGGGATGCGCCCGCGCAGCCAGCAGCGGTTGGAGTGCCGCCAGCGCCGCCGCATCGTCTTTGCGGATCTCGGCCAGGTAGCGTGCGCTCAGGAATTGCAAGGAAATGGTGATGTCCGTGCCCGGGTGGCGAGCGCTGATTCCGGCGACAATTTTTTCGAACAGGCCGAAGCGCCGGATTTGCAGCGCGGTTTCGGCGAGCGGGACGCCGTGTGCCAGCCTGCGCGGCTCGAAACGCCAGGCAATATCCAGGCATTGTTCGTAAATATCCAGCGCGCGTTCGCGCCGCATTTCCTCCAGCAGTACTTCCATGAGTTTCGCGCCGGCGAGCAGGGCCAGCGCCATATGCCGGCGTGCGCGCAGCGCCTCGAAAAGTTGCTCGTGGAAAACCCGTGCCTGTAGCGGCGTTACGGCAGGCGCGAGCACCAGCACGGCCGCCGCGTGGGCATGGTTTTGCGCTGCCAGGCGGTCAATGTTTTGCAGCAGGCGATTGAGCGCAGCCTGCCGCGCTTCGGTTTGGCGTGTCTCCTGTGTGGGTTTGTCTGTTGCCACGCTCAGCCCGAGCTGGTCCTGGCGGTGATACGCGACAAAGCCCAATGTATGGCAGGCGAGAATCAGACAGTAAAGGAGCAGCATGTAGGCCAGTGCCGAGACGAGATGCCGGCCAAGCACGATGGCTATCGCAAGAGCCGTGATCATGACCGCGCAAATCATCAGATAGGCAAATCCCGTTCGCCAAATAAACAGCACCAGCTTGACCGGATTGAGTGCTTGCCAGAAGCGGTCTTCCATGGCCAAAAGTGCGATGAACGCCGGCAGGAAAAACAGCATGACAATCGCGAGCCAGCGTGCCGCGGACTGATGATGGAACACCGCGAAATACGCCGGAACCATTTCGAGAAAGACCAGATAAGCCAGCAGCAGGCCGATGCTGCCGAAATCAAATTCACTGAAAACCTCGGTGCCCAGCGGCGGCGGTAGCGCATGTCCCGAAGCTGTATCGCCCACCACTTCGAGCGCATAGAAGCACAGCCAGCAAGCCAGTAGCGCGAGCATGGCCAAGCCGAACACGCCGGCCTGGAACGTCAGGGCGAGCAGTGCGCCCAATACCACCAGCACGCCCAACGCATAACCGCGTACCGGATAACGCAACAACTGCGGGAGATAGCTCCACAAGGAAGCCGCCTCGGCCATGTGTCGGTCGGCCGCCGAGTCCTGGAATTTCACACTGCTGTTGGAGTCGCGGTCCATGCGCGTCACGATCAGCCAGGGATGTGGGGCAGGCAATTCGCGGAAGTTCGGGATTCGCCGCCCGGGGTTTTAACCGCGGCCAAGGATGCGTTCCTAGGTACCGGCAGTTTTTGCCGGCTGCGGCTCAACGGCGCGGATACCGCGCAATTGCCGGCTGGCCAGGCAGCAGAGTGCAATCACGGTAAGCGCCAGGCCAGCGATGCCGAACAAAGCGCCCAGCGAGATCACCTTGAGCAGGGCCCCGGCGATCGCGGCTGAGATCGGCCCCAGCCCCATAAAGGTAAATATCAAAATGCTCATGGTGCGGCCCATCAGTTCCTGCGGCACGCGCTGCTGAATCCAGGTAAATATCGCGATTTGCACGATGCCGGTGAGCAATCCGACGCACAGCAGCAATACCGCACCACTGTAGGTCGCGTGCACGAGCGTCAGGCCGGCGACCGCCAGACCGGAGAGCGCATCGAAGCCGAGCACCATGAAGCCCAGGCGGCCGCGCAGCAGACGGGTGCCCACTCCCGACAGGAAACTGCCGGCGAACAT encodes:
- a CDS encoding NAD(P)-dependent oxidoreductase: MIPSSDQRAASAIDVSSRPGEYASMKVGFIGLGAMGYPMALNLHRAKLLTAVFNRTGAKAEALAQETGCVAAQDISALAGLCDAVVICVAADQDVLQVIDALAATLKPGSLVIDCSTVSAATAREAAARLSKRKIDFVDCPVSGGTEGAKHAMLAIMCGGKEKPFQRAQPILKALGKRIVLMGPVGAGQATKAVNQIAVAGIAQAVTEALAFAEAEGLPLDKVIDVVGSGAAGSWFMAHRGPTMREGRYPLGFKVSLHDKDLGIVQQMAVAHGVQLPVVEMTRVHYRRLMQDGHGDEDISALFRLKRQLFGH